In one Bacillus thuringiensis genomic region, the following are encoded:
- the kynA gene encoding tryptophan 2,3-dioxygenase, with the protein MKENEKVIMEKGIHTDFKENMTYGEYLQLDSLLSSQKRLSDHHDEMLFIVIHQASELWMKLILHELNAAVESIKQDKLQPAFKMLARVSKIQSQIIQSWDILATLTPSEYIEFRDSLGQASGFQSYQYRMIEYALGYKTPHALKIYEKDPELHARLHKALHAPSLYDVAIQALVKEGFPIHKDVLNRDITQPYEEDATVEAAWLEVYADVKKYWNLYQLAEKLIDIEDWLQQWRFRHMKTVERIIGHKMGTGGSSGVSYLKRVLDQQFFPELWNVRTKL; encoded by the coding sequence ATGAAAGAAAATGAAAAAGTAATTATGGAAAAAGGGATTCATACGGATTTTAAAGAGAATATGACGTATGGGGAGTATTTACAATTAGATAGTTTACTATCTTCTCAAAAAAGATTATCGGACCATCATGATGAAATGTTATTTATCGTTATTCACCAAGCAAGTGAGCTTTGGATGAAGCTCATTTTACATGAGCTAAATGCGGCGGTTGAATCTATTAAACAAGATAAATTACAACCAGCTTTTAAAATGTTAGCACGTGTATCAAAAATTCAGTCTCAAATTATTCAATCTTGGGATATTCTTGCGACATTAACACCATCAGAATATATTGAGTTTCGTGATTCACTCGGTCAAGCTTCAGGTTTTCAATCGTATCAATATCGTATGATTGAGTATGCACTTGGCTATAAAACGCCACACGCATTAAAAATTTATGAAAAGGATCCAGAATTACATGCACGACTTCATAAAGCGCTACATGCACCAAGTCTATATGATGTCGCGATTCAAGCATTAGTAAAAGAAGGATTCCCTATTCATAAAGATGTGTTAAACCGTGATATTACGCAGCCTTATGAAGAAGATGCAACAGTAGAAGCAGCATGGTTGGAAGTGTATGCGGATGTGAAAAAATATTGGAATTTATATCAGCTTGCTGAAAAATTGATTGATATTGAAGACTGGCTACAACAATGGCGTTTCCGTCATATGAAAACAGTAGAAAGAATTATTGGACATAAAATGGGTACAGGTGGATCCTCCGGTGTTTCTTATTTAAAGCGAGTACTTGATCAACAATTCTTCCCAGAGCTTTGGAATGTTCGTACGAAATTATAA
- a CDS encoding Pr6Pr family membrane protein: protein MRDEKTLSLFRFCLSLLVCSAIITQFIIRAQVKPFNPVNFFSFFTIESNILVACILLLSSIVTATFGRSEQFGILRGAATVYILTTGLIYFLLLRGLEESLQTAIPWVNTVLHYIMPITMLLDWILNPPIKKITWKQSASWLLFPFFYVVYSLVRGPIVNWYPYPFLDPRIGGYGKVLLYSIGIAVVIGAICILVRFLGNRNFRKEF from the coding sequence ATGAGGGATGAAAAAACTTTATCTTTATTTAGATTCTGTTTAAGTCTTCTAGTATGTAGCGCCATTATTACGCAATTCATAATTAGGGCACAAGTGAAGCCGTTTAATCCAGTTAACTTTTTTAGTTTCTTCACTATCGAAAGTAACATTTTAGTTGCATGTATTCTCCTTTTAAGTAGTATCGTAACAGCTACATTTGGTCGCTCAGAGCAGTTTGGTATACTTCGTGGTGCAGCAACGGTATACATACTTACGACTGGACTCATTTATTTTTTATTATTAAGAGGGTTAGAAGAATCACTTCAAACGGCAATACCATGGGTAAATACTGTGCTACATTATATCATGCCGATTACAATGCTTTTAGATTGGATTTTAAATCCACCTATTAAGAAAATCACTTGGAAACAATCTGCAAGTTGGCTCTTATTCCCGTTTTTTTATGTGGTATATAGCTTAGTACGTGGTCCAATCGTGAATTGGTATCCATATCCGTTTTTAGATCCAAGAATAGGTGGGTATGGTAAAGTACTTTTATACAGTATAGGGATAGCAGTTGTAATTGGCGCTATTTGTATATTGGTAAGATTTTTAGGGAATCGAAACTTTAGAAAAGAATTTTAG
- a CDS encoding serine hydrolase domain-containing protein: MDFKQLENKFEKKKVNTFLVYQKGELTTEYYKTPECANNLYKINSITKSIVSLLIGIAIDKGYINDIHTSITEWIENVPGEKHDLTLYHLLTMTTGEDWKEFGNGVVFPNDFVESENWVQYILEKPIIEEPATKMNYNSGSSHLLSYIIQEATGMSTERFAKKYLFNSLEINEYEWQQDPQGIYVGGFGMKMKSTDLLKLGKLCLQNGYWNGKEIVSPQWLEESSRAQFETYEHVGAYGYHWWVLHNERFHIPYCIYFAMGYGGQYIVIIPQLEVVAIISSHMPKRGLVPLKLFIEHVQGNSNYI; this comes from the coding sequence TTGGATTTCAAGCAACTAGAAAATAAATTCGAAAAGAAAAAAGTGAATACATTTCTTGTTTATCAAAAAGGGGAATTAACAACTGAGTATTATAAAACACCCGAATGTGCAAATAACTTATATAAAATAAATTCGATTACAAAAAGTATCGTATCTTTATTAATTGGTATTGCAATTGATAAGGGCTATATAAATGATATACATACATCAATTACAGAGTGGATTGAAAATGTACCTGGGGAAAAACATGATTTAACGCTATATCACTTATTAACAATGACTACTGGTGAGGACTGGAAAGAGTTTGGGAATGGAGTAGTATTCCCAAATGACTTTGTAGAATCAGAGAACTGGGTACAGTACATATTAGAAAAGCCAATAATTGAAGAACCTGCTACAAAAATGAATTATAATTCAGGTTCTTCTCATTTACTGAGCTATATTATTCAAGAAGCTACTGGAATGTCGACAGAGCGGTTTGCAAAGAAATATTTATTTAATTCATTAGAAATTAACGAATACGAGTGGCAACAAGATCCGCAGGGTATATATGTAGGTGGCTTCGGTATGAAAATGAAATCTACCGATTTATTAAAATTAGGAAAATTATGTTTACAAAATGGATATTGGAATGGGAAAGAAATTGTATCACCGCAATGGTTAGAAGAGTCAAGCAGGGCGCAATTTGAAACATATGAACATGTCGGCGCATATGGCTATCACTGGTGGGTATTACATAACGAAAGATTTCACATACCGTATTGTATATATTTTGCTATGGGATATGGCGGACAATACATTGTTATCATTCCTCAGTTAGAAGTAGTAGCTATTATAAGTAGTCATATGCCAAAACGTGGGCTCGTTCCATTAAAACTATTTATTGAGCATGTACAGGGAAACTCCAATTATATATAA